Proteins encoded together in one Streptomyces sp. TLI_171 window:
- a CDS encoding glycosyltransferase family 4 protein: MTAVSPPPLRIALLSYRGDPFCGGQGVYVRHLSRELARLGHHVDVIGAQPYPVLDEVEGPGSVRLVELPSLDLYRADDPFRTPAVGEFRGPVDVLEYAVMRTGGFPEPLTFSLRARQYLARHKGRYDVVHDNQTLGYGLLGLARHGFPLVTTVHHPVTVDRKLEIDAAAGRLARLGKRRWYSFVRMQRRVAGRLDQVITVSESSKAEIAAQLGTAPGAISVVPIGADTRLWSPSDRVARVPGRIVTTSSADVPLKGLVHLVEALAKIRTERDAHLIVVGKPQKEDGPVTDAVRRFGLEQHIEFRTGLTDRELVDLYRSAEAACVPSLYEGFSLPAAEAMATATPLVATTGGAIPEVAGLDGETCLAVPPGDAGALAAALGRLLDDPDLRTRLGTAGRDRVLARFTWARAAELTAERYRAAIATGAGSAARSGPGWRYVG, encoded by the coding sequence ATGACCGCTGTGTCGCCGCCGCCGCTGCGGATCGCCCTGCTGTCGTACCGCGGCGACCCGTTCTGCGGCGGCCAGGGCGTCTACGTGCGCCACCTGTCGCGGGAGCTGGCCCGGCTCGGGCACCACGTCGACGTGATCGGCGCCCAGCCGTACCCCGTGCTGGACGAGGTCGAGGGCCCCGGCAGCGTCCGCCTGGTCGAACTCCCGAGCCTCGACCTGTACCGCGCCGACGACCCGTTCCGCACCCCCGCCGTCGGCGAGTTCCGCGGCCCGGTGGACGTGCTGGAGTACGCCGTGATGCGCACCGGCGGCTTCCCCGAGCCGCTGACCTTCTCGCTGCGCGCCCGCCAGTACCTGGCCCGGCACAAGGGCCGCTACGACGTGGTGCACGACAACCAGACCCTCGGCTACGGCCTGCTCGGCCTGGCCCGGCACGGCTTCCCGCTGGTCACCACGGTCCATCACCCCGTCACCGTGGACCGCAAGTTGGAGATCGACGCGGCCGCCGGGCGGCTGGCCCGGCTCGGCAAGCGCCGCTGGTACTCCTTCGTCCGGATGCAGCGCCGGGTGGCCGGCCGGCTCGACCAGGTGATCACCGTCTCGGAGAGCTCCAAGGCCGAGATCGCCGCCCAGCTCGGCACCGCCCCCGGCGCGATCTCGGTCGTCCCGATCGGCGCCGACACCCGCCTCTGGTCGCCGTCCGACCGGGTCGCCCGCGTCCCCGGCCGGATCGTCACCACCTCCAGCGCCGACGTCCCGCTCAAGGGCCTGGTGCACCTGGTCGAGGCGCTCGCCAAGATCCGCACCGAACGGGACGCCCACCTGATCGTGGTCGGCAAGCCGCAGAAGGAGGACGGGCCGGTCACCGACGCGGTGCGCCGGTTCGGGCTGGAGCAGCACATCGAGTTCCGCACCGGCCTGACCGACCGTGAACTCGTCGACCTGTACCGCTCCGCCGAGGCCGCCTGCGTGCCCTCCCTGTACGAGGGCTTCTCGCTGCCCGCCGCCGAGGCGATGGCCACCGCCACCCCGCTGGTCGCCACCACCGGCGGCGCGATCCCCGAGGTTGCCGGACTCGACGGCGAGACCTGCCTGGCCGTCCCGCCCGGCGACGCCGGCGCGCTGGCCGCCGCCCTCGGCCGCCTGCTCGACGACCCCGACCTGCGCACCCGGCTCGGCACCGCCGGGCGGGACCGCGTCCTCGCCCGGTTCACCTGGGCCCGCGCCGCCGAACTGACCGCCGAACGCTACCGGGCCGCGATCGCCACCGGTGCCGGCTCCGCCGCCCGCTCCGGCCCCGGCTGGCGCTACGTCGGCTGA
- a CDS encoding TetR family transcriptional regulator produces MTANAAADGVLTPRQAERRRGILRAATALAARGGYEAVQMREVAESAQVALGTLYRYFPSKVHLLVAVMREQLERLHEQVRRRPPTGADPAARVAEALTNAFHALQREPRLAEAMVRALSFADRSVGSEVDEVAQLTSAIVLEAARLPDPPTAGQQAALRVVGHTWHATLLVWLSGRASLAEVRADLHTAARLLTPAAAEPELQPVPPPGAGASAGGG; encoded by the coding sequence GTGACCGCGAACGCCGCCGCCGACGGGGTGCTGACGCCGCGCCAGGCCGAGCGCCGCCGGGGCATCCTGCGGGCGGCCACGGCGCTGGCCGCGCGGGGCGGCTACGAGGCGGTGCAGATGCGCGAGGTCGCGGAGAGCGCGCAGGTCGCGCTGGGCACCCTGTACCGGTACTTCCCGTCCAAGGTGCATCTGCTGGTGGCGGTGATGCGCGAGCAGTTGGAGCGGCTGCACGAGCAGGTGAGGAGACGTCCGCCGACCGGGGCGGACCCGGCGGCGCGGGTCGCCGAGGCGCTCACCAACGCCTTCCACGCGCTGCAGCGCGAGCCGCGGCTGGCGGAGGCGATGGTGCGGGCGCTGTCCTTCGCGGACCGTTCGGTGGGCAGCGAGGTGGACGAGGTCGCCCAGCTCACCTCCGCCATCGTGCTGGAGGCCGCCCGGCTGCCCGACCCGCCCACCGCCGGCCAGCAGGCCGCCCTGCGGGTGGTCGGCCACACCTGGCACGCCACCCTGCTGGTGTGGCTGTCCGGGCGGGCCTCGCTGGCGGAGGTCCGGGCCGACCTGCACACCGCGGCCCGGTTGCTCACGCCCGCCGCCGCCGAGCCGGAACTGCAACCGGTTCCACCACCTGGCGCGGGGGCGTCCGCGGGCGGCGGCTAG
- a CDS encoding prenyltransferase/squalene oxidase repeat-containing protein: MLTAARLGAAALTGALFAGVAAAPALADTAAPSASAAASSPAASSPAAASAAAPAGLYGKGDPQYDGVWRQSLALIALQQEKVVPADSAVQWLLGQQCEDGGWPSYRAEGAPCTPATEDTNATAMAVQALTALGGHQPQAGRGVEWLRAQQNPDGTWAYNPGAAGDADSTALVVNALLAAGADPAQVGAAPHTAYDGLASFQLGCAAAADQRGAFVYQPVPNAPAAANTLASAQALLAAAGGHLPVATTDRRAAPPKAPACADANGTVAHADSAEADAAYLTGKLAAGGQRLLLDTPGAAAGPDFNSTAWAVLGLVAAGHGAEAASAADWLAGNGYAWAAQGKSGTDPAATATLVLTARAAQLDPYNFGGANLVQLLADAGPKPKSAPAAGDPEATRAPGSAITEPDENSGFSAGWLIGVGLLVGIGAGILLSLNRRRHTAAAAPAVPSATDAETPAGGSAAPSEDR, encoded by the coding sequence ATGCTGACCGCTGCCCGCCTGGGCGCCGCCGCGCTGACCGGCGCCCTGTTCGCCGGCGTCGCCGCCGCCCCCGCGCTCGCCGACACCGCCGCGCCGTCCGCGTCCGCCGCGGCCTCGTCCCCGGCCGCCTCGTCCCCGGCCGCCGCGTCCGCTGCCGCTCCGGCCGGGCTGTACGGCAAGGGCGACCCGCAGTACGACGGCGTGTGGCGGCAGTCGCTGGCGCTGATCGCCCTGCAGCAGGAGAAGGTGGTGCCCGCCGACAGCGCCGTGCAGTGGCTGCTCGGCCAGCAGTGCGAGGACGGCGGCTGGCCCTCGTACCGGGCCGAGGGCGCCCCGTGCACCCCCGCCACCGAGGACACCAACGCCACCGCGATGGCCGTCCAGGCGCTCACCGCGCTGGGCGGGCACCAGCCGCAGGCGGGCCGGGGCGTGGAGTGGCTGCGCGCGCAGCAGAACCCGGACGGCACCTGGGCGTACAACCCGGGCGCGGCCGGCGACGCCGACTCCACCGCGCTGGTGGTCAACGCGCTGCTCGCCGCCGGCGCCGACCCGGCACAGGTCGGCGCCGCCCCGCACACGGCGTACGACGGCCTGGCCTCGTTCCAGCTGGGCTGCGCTGCCGCCGCCGACCAGCGCGGCGCGTTCGTGTACCAGCCGGTGCCGAACGCCCCGGCCGCCGCCAACACGCTGGCCTCCGCGCAGGCCCTGCTGGCCGCCGCGGGCGGGCACCTGCCGGTCGCCACCACCGACCGCAGGGCCGCCCCGCCGAAGGCCCCGGCCTGCGCCGACGCCAACGGCACGGTCGCGCACGCCGACTCCGCCGAGGCGGACGCCGCGTACCTGACCGGCAAGCTCGCCGCCGGCGGCCAGCGCCTGCTGCTGGACACCCCCGGCGCGGCCGCGGGCCCCGACTTCAACTCCACCGCCTGGGCGGTGCTCGGGCTGGTCGCCGCCGGGCACGGCGCGGAGGCCGCCAGCGCCGCCGACTGGCTGGCGGGCAACGGCTACGCGTGGGCCGCGCAGGGCAAGAGCGGCACCGATCCGGCCGCCACCGCCACCCTGGTGCTGACCGCCCGCGCCGCCCAGCTCGACCCGTACAACTTCGGCGGCGCCAACCTGGTGCAGCTGCTCGCCGACGCGGGCCCGAAGCCGAAGTCCGCCCCCGCGGCCGGCGACCCGGAGGCCACCCGCGCGCCCGGCTCGGCGATCACCGAACCGGACGAGAACAGCGGCTTCTCGGCGGGCTGGCTGATCGGCGTGGGCCTGCTGGTCGGCATCGGCGCGGGCATCCTGCTCAGCCTCAACCGCCGCCGCCACACCGCCGCGGCCGCCCCGGCCGTCCCGTCCGCGACCGACGCCGAGACCCCGGCGGGCGGCTCCGCGGCCCCCTCGGAGGACCGGTGA
- a CDS encoding SCO2322 family protein codes for MTTRRGPVAVLSLLGVLLLALLGPAAGSAHAADYRYWSFWKGGADGWAYQQAAPTGYVPADGTVDGWRFVLSPDGGQGTPRPALAPDFGSVCAGTAPSGGRKRVAVVLDFGTAEDAPKGEQPPAVRPVCASVPTAANSAEVLAAVAPPLRYDSSGLLCAIAGYPRAGCGEPVSGADSSTASGRAKDSGGPDLGLVAGAAAIVLLGAGAVWQARRRRSR; via the coding sequence GTGACCACCCGTCGCGGGCCGGTCGCCGTCCTCTCCCTGCTCGGTGTCCTGCTGCTCGCGCTGCTCGGCCCGGCGGCGGGCTCCGCGCACGCCGCGGACTACCGCTACTGGTCGTTCTGGAAGGGCGGCGCGGACGGCTGGGCGTACCAGCAGGCCGCGCCGACCGGGTACGTGCCGGCGGACGGAACGGTGGACGGCTGGCGGTTCGTGCTGAGCCCCGACGGCGGCCAGGGCACCCCCCGGCCGGCGCTCGCCCCCGACTTCGGCTCGGTGTGCGCCGGGACCGCGCCGAGCGGCGGCCGCAAGCGGGTCGCCGTGGTGCTCGACTTCGGCACCGCCGAGGACGCCCCGAAGGGCGAACAGCCGCCCGCCGTCCGCCCGGTGTGCGCCTCGGTGCCGACGGCGGCGAACTCGGCGGAGGTGCTGGCGGCGGTCGCGCCGCCGCTGCGCTACGACTCCAGCGGGCTGCTGTGCGCGATCGCGGGCTACCCGCGCGCGGGCTGCGGCGAGCCGGTCTCCGGCGCCGACTCCAGCACCGCGTCGGGCCGTGCGAAGGACTCGGGCGGCCCGGACCTCGGCCTGGTGGCGGGCGCGGCCGCGATCGTCCTGCTGGGCGCGGGCGCGGTCTGGCAGGCCCGTCGCCGCCGCAGCCGCTGA
- a CDS encoding energy-coupling factor transporter transmembrane protein EcfT, translated as MSTARLRRADPGTGSRINSRAAHSRTLTRQVHPGAWWLWSLGLAGAATRTTDPLLLLLVLAVAGYVVAARRSDAPWSRSYAAFLRLGLAVLAVRMLFAVALGSPVGGTHVLLTLPQLPLPAWAQGVRLGGQVTLEGVLFALYEGLRLAVLLACVGAANALASPSRLLRSLPGALYEAGVAAVVAMTFAPNLVADVRRLRAARRLRGRSDRGVRAVLSVGLPVLEGALERSVALAAAMDTRGFGRTAAVPRRLVRAAGALTLAGLLGVCGATYGLLTAGRHPWALPVLLAGAGAAAAGLLLGGRRSVRTRYRPDPWALPEWLTAASGLLVAAALIWYAGRWPEALTPPVAPPSVPRLPLLPALAVLVGLLPAFVTPEPPRSTR; from the coding sequence ATGTCCACCGCCCGCCTGCGCCGCGCCGACCCGGGAACCGGGTCACGCATCAACTCCCGTGCCGCGCACAGCCGTACGCTGACCCGGCAGGTGCACCCGGGCGCGTGGTGGCTGTGGTCGCTCGGCCTGGCCGGGGCCGCCACCAGGACCACCGACCCGCTGCTTCTGCTGCTGGTCCTGGCGGTGGCCGGCTACGTGGTGGCGGCCCGCCGCAGCGACGCGCCCTGGTCGCGCTCCTACGCCGCGTTCCTGCGCCTGGGCCTGGCGGTGCTGGCCGTGCGGATGCTGTTCGCGGTGGCGCTCGGCTCCCCGGTCGGCGGCACCCACGTGCTCCTCACGTTGCCGCAACTCCCGCTGCCCGCTTGGGCGCAGGGCGTCCGGCTGGGCGGGCAGGTGACCCTGGAGGGCGTGCTGTTCGCGCTGTACGAGGGCCTGCGGCTGGCGGTGCTGCTGGCCTGTGTGGGCGCGGCGAACGCGCTGGCCTCGCCGTCCCGGCTGCTGCGCTCGTTGCCGGGCGCCCTGTACGAGGCGGGCGTGGCGGCGGTGGTGGCGATGACCTTCGCGCCGAACCTGGTCGCGGACGTCCGGCGGCTGCGCGCGGCGCGCCGGCTGCGGGGCCGCTCGGACCGGGGCGTGCGGGCCGTGCTGTCGGTCGGACTGCCGGTGCTGGAGGGCGCGTTGGAGCGTTCGGTGGCGCTGGCCGCGGCGATGGACACCCGCGGGTTCGGCCGGACGGCCGCCGTGCCGCGCCGACTGGTGCGCGCCGCCGGGGCGTTGACCCTGGCGGGCCTGCTCGGGGTGTGCGGCGCGACGTACGGGCTGCTCACCGCGGGCCGTCACCCGTGGGCGCTGCCGGTGCTGCTCGCGGGCGCCGGCGCGGCTGCGGCGGGCCTGCTGCTCGGCGGCCGACGCTCCGTCAGGACCCGCTACCGGCCCGACCCGTGGGCCCTGCCGGAGTGGCTGACGGCCGCCTCGGGCCTGCTGGTCGCGGCCGCGCTGATCTGGTACGCGGGCCGCTGGCCGGAGGCGCTGACCCCGCCGGTGGCGCCGCCGTCCGTCCCCCGGCTGCCGCTGCTGCCCGCGCTGGCCGTGCTGGTCGGCCTGCTGCCCGCCTTCGTCACCCCCGAGCCGCCCCGGAGCACCAGGTGA
- a CDS encoding ABC transporter ATP-binding protein: protein MITFEQVGVEYADASGPALHGVDLTVPEGELCLLVGPSGAGKSTLLGTVCGLVPHFTGGTLTGRVTVAGRDTRTHRPRDLADVVGTVGQDPAGHFVTDTVEEELAYGMESLGLAPAVMRRRVEETLDLLGLAELRGRALSSLSGGQRQRVAIGSVLTVHPKVLVLDEPTSALDPGAAEEVLAVLQRLVHDLGTTVLLSEHRLERVVQYADRVLLLPGPGEPPVLGDPAAMMARSPVRPPVVDLGRLAGWTPLPLTVRDARRRAATLRERLPAAPVPRLPSPAREPVAVVSRLVVSRGPVPALRGVELALAAGEITALMGRNGAGKSTLLGSLVGLHAPDSGTVRVNGLVPHKSRPKELIRSVGLVPQDPRDLLYAETVGAECAAADQDADAEPGSCRDLLAALLPGIDERCHPRDLSEGQRLTLALAVVLTARPPVVLLDEPTRGLDYAAKARLVTVLRGLAEAGHAILLATHDVELAAELAHRTAVLAEGEIVADGPTPEVVLASPTFAPQTAKILPPYLTVAEVAAALAPAEPPR, encoded by the coding sequence GTGATCACTTTCGAGCAGGTCGGCGTGGAGTACGCCGACGCCTCCGGACCGGCGCTGCACGGCGTCGACCTGACCGTCCCGGAGGGCGAACTGTGCCTGCTGGTCGGCCCGTCCGGCGCCGGCAAGTCGACGCTGCTGGGCACGGTCTGCGGGTTGGTGCCGCACTTCACCGGCGGCACCCTGACCGGCCGGGTCACGGTGGCCGGCCGGGACACCCGCACCCACCGCCCGCGGGACCTGGCGGACGTGGTCGGCACGGTCGGGCAGGACCCGGCGGGGCACTTCGTCACCGACACGGTGGAGGAGGAACTCGCCTACGGCATGGAGTCCCTGGGGCTGGCGCCGGCGGTGATGCGACGGCGCGTCGAGGAGACCCTGGACCTGCTGGGCCTGGCCGAGCTGCGCGGCCGCGCGCTGTCCTCGCTGTCCGGCGGGCAGCGCCAGCGGGTGGCGATCGGCTCGGTGCTGACCGTCCACCCGAAGGTGCTGGTGCTGGACGAGCCGACGTCCGCGCTCGATCCGGGCGCGGCGGAGGAGGTGCTGGCGGTGCTGCAGCGCCTGGTGCACGACCTGGGCACAACCGTGCTGCTGTCCGAGCACCGCCTGGAGCGGGTGGTGCAGTACGCCGACCGGGTGCTGCTGCTGCCGGGCCCGGGCGAGCCGCCGGTGCTCGGCGACCCGGCCGCGATGATGGCCCGCTCCCCCGTCCGCCCGCCGGTGGTCGACCTCGGCCGGCTCGCCGGGTGGACGCCGCTGCCGCTGACCGTCCGCGACGCCCGCCGCCGCGCGGCGACCCTGCGCGAGCGGCTTCCCGCCGCGCCCGTGCCCCGACTCCCCTCCCCCGCGCGCGAACCCGTGGCCGTCGTGAGTCGCCTGGTGGTGTCCCGCGGGCCGGTCCCGGCCCTGCGCGGGGTCGAACTCGCCCTCGCCGCCGGGGAGATCACCGCCTTGATGGGCCGCAACGGGGCGGGCAAGTCGACCCTGCTGGGCAGCCTGGTCGGCCTGCACGCGCCCGACTCCGGCACCGTCCGGGTGAACGGCCTGGTCCCGCACAAGTCCCGTCCCAAGGAGCTGATCCGCTCGGTCGGGCTGGTCCCGCAGGACCCGCGCGACCTGCTGTACGCGGAGACCGTCGGCGCCGAGTGCGCCGCCGCCGACCAGGACGCCGACGCCGAACCGGGCAGCTGCCGGGACCTGCTGGCCGCCCTGCTGCCCGGCATCGACGAGCGGTGCCACCCGCGCGACCTCTCCGAGGGCCAGCGCCTCACCCTCGCGCTGGCCGTGGTGCTGACCGCCCGCCCTCCGGTGGTGCTGCTGGACGAGCCCACCCGGGGCCTGGACTACGCCGCCAAGGCCCGCCTGGTCACCGTGCTGCGCGGCCTCGCCGAGGCGGGGCACGCGATCCTGCTGGCCACCCACGACGTCGAGCTGGCCGCCGAACTCGCCCACCGCACCGCCGTGCTGGCCGAGGGCGAGATCGTCGCGGACGGCCCCACCCCCGAGGTGGTGCTGGCCTCCCCGACCTTCGCCCCGCAGACCGCGAAGATCCTGCCGCCGTACCTCACCGTCGCCGAGGTCGCCGCCGCCCTCGCCCCGGCGGAGCCGCCGCGATGA
- a CDS encoding ECF transporter S component: MTPLARPVPLGRRSVLALGLVSAVGVAAFGWPLLASRSSDLVGHSADAPWLFALLMPLLLAVLVAQLSEGRHATGAPGLDAKAVAMLGVLAAAGAALRPLGAGTAGLEPMFFLMVLAGRALGPGFGFVLGALAMFASGLLTGGVGPWLPFQMLAMGWVCLGAGLLPGAAGLRGRAELLLLAAYGVVSAVGYGTVMNLQGWPYIGGLSTSISFVPGDPFSANLTRFALYCLTTSLGWDLPRAALTAVLCLTVGGPLLRTLRRATRRAAFR, translated from the coding sequence ATGACCCCGCTCGCCCGGCCCGTTCCGCTCGGCCGCCGCTCGGTGCTCGCGCTCGGCCTGGTCTCCGCGGTCGGCGTGGCCGCGTTCGGCTGGCCGCTGCTCGCCTCCCGCAGCTCCGACCTGGTCGGCCACTCCGCGGACGCGCCCTGGCTGTTCGCGCTGCTGATGCCGCTGCTGCTGGCCGTCCTGGTCGCCCAGCTGTCCGAGGGCCGGCACGCCACCGGCGCGCCCGGCCTGGACGCCAAGGCCGTCGCGATGCTCGGCGTGCTCGCCGCGGCCGGCGCGGCGCTGCGCCCGCTGGGCGCGGGCACCGCGGGCCTGGAGCCGATGTTCTTCCTGATGGTGCTGGCCGGGCGGGCCCTCGGCCCGGGCTTCGGCTTCGTGCTGGGCGCGCTCGCCATGTTCGCCTCCGGCCTGCTCACCGGCGGCGTCGGCCCGTGGCTGCCGTTCCAGATGCTCGCGATGGGCTGGGTCTGCCTCGGCGCGGGCCTGCTCCCGGGCGCCGCCGGGCTGCGCGGGCGGGCCGAACTGCTGCTGCTGGCGGCCTACGGCGTGGTCTCCGCGGTCGGCTACGGGACGGTGATGAACCTTCAGGGCTGGCCGTACATCGGCGGGTTGAGCACCTCGATCTCGTTCGTGCCCGGCGACCCGTTCTCCGCCAACCTCACCCGCTTCGCCCTCTACTGCCTGACCACCTCGCTCGGCTGGGACCTGCCGCGCGCCGCCCTCACCGCGGTGCTCTGCCTGACCGTCGGCGGCCCGCTGCTGCGCACCCTGCGCCGCGCCACCCGCCGCGCCGCCTTCCGGTAG
- a CDS encoding antibiotic biosynthesis monooxygenase has product MSVVKINVLTVPAEQREVLEQRFAARAGAVEGSDGFEWFELLRPVEGTDQYLVYTRWRDEESFRAWMEGPMKAAHQGGGDRPRPAASGSSVWSFEVVQQSGPKQ; this is encoded by the coding sequence ATGAGCGTCGTGAAGATCAATGTGCTGACCGTCCCCGCCGAGCAGCGGGAGGTGCTGGAGCAGCGGTTCGCCGCGCGGGCCGGTGCGGTGGAGGGCTCGGACGGCTTCGAGTGGTTCGAGCTGCTGCGGCCGGTCGAGGGCACCGACCAGTACCTGGTGTACACCCGCTGGCGGGACGAGGAGTCCTTCCGGGCCTGGATGGAGGGGCCGATGAAGGCGGCGCACCAGGGCGGCGGCGACCGGCCGCGGCCCGCGGCCAGCGGGTCCTCGGTGTGGTCCTTCGAGGTGGTGCAGCAGTCCGGGCCGAAGCAGTAG
- a CDS encoding DUF1772 domain-containing protein: protein MTTRTGARGMAVLRTVTLIGAVLTTGLGAGLFYSYACSVMPGLAKVDDRAFVDTMQRINVAILNGWFMLSFVGALVLIAAAGILQWRGGDRTVLLWIGAAAVLHLTVFVVTAAVNVPLNDKLAAAGAPDRLTDPAAVRAAFEDVWVRWNLVRAVTATAAFGCLTWALALAGRRS from the coding sequence ATGACGACACGAACGGGGGCGCGCGGCATGGCTGTTCTGCGCACAGTGACACTGATCGGCGCGGTCCTGACCACCGGGCTCGGCGCGGGGCTGTTCTACTCCTACGCCTGCTCGGTGATGCCGGGCCTGGCCAAGGTCGACGACCGGGCGTTCGTCGACACCATGCAGCGGATCAACGTGGCCATCCTGAACGGCTGGTTCATGCTGAGCTTCGTCGGCGCGCTGGTCCTGATCGCCGCCGCGGGCATCCTGCAGTGGCGCGGCGGCGACCGCACCGTGCTGCTGTGGATCGGCGCCGCCGCCGTCCTCCACCTGACCGTGTTCGTCGTCACCGCCGCCGTCAACGTCCCGCTGAACGACAAGCTGGCCGCCGCCGGGGCTCCCGACCGGCTCACCGACCCGGCCGCCGTCCGGGCCGCCTTCGAGGACGTCTGGGTCCGCTGGAACCTCGTCCGCGCGGTCACCGCCACGGCCGCCTTCGGCTGCCTGACCTGGGCGCTGGCCCTGGCGGGCCGCCGGTCCTGA
- a CDS encoding AraC family transcriptional regulator: protein MDALTALLTGPRAQGAFLLRSVFDPPWSIRIEDRAPLTVLTPVRGGGWIVPDTGPPVPLRTGDLAIVRGPEPYTVADRPETAPQVVIHPGQVSTTVDGARMCEELDQGVRTWGTTRDAATVLLSGTYQLHGEVSGRLLRALPQVLRLTAEEWGSPLVALLEAEIGRDEPGQEAVLDRLLDLLLISALRCWFARDSGLAPAWYRAHSDPVVGRALGLLHADPARAWTVTELAAQCGASRAALARRFTELVGEPPMAYLTDWRLAQAADLLAEPDATLGAVARRVGYGSGFALSAAFKRVRGISPQQFREQASAEAAGAGATPTGAAAGAATGG from the coding sequence GTGGACGCGCTCACCGCACTGCTGACCGGGCCCCGCGCCCAAGGGGCGTTCCTGCTGCGCTCGGTGTTCGACCCGCCGTGGTCGATCCGGATCGAGGACCGGGCCCCGCTGACGGTGCTGACCCCCGTGCGCGGCGGCGGCTGGATCGTCCCGGACACCGGCCCTCCGGTGCCGCTGCGCACCGGGGACCTGGCGATCGTCCGCGGGCCCGAGCCGTACACGGTCGCGGACCGGCCGGAGACCGCGCCGCAGGTGGTGATCCACCCCGGGCAGGTGTCGACCACCGTCGACGGCGCGCGGATGTGCGAGGAGCTCGACCAGGGCGTGCGGACCTGGGGCACCACCAGGGACGCGGCGACGGTGCTGCTCAGCGGCACCTACCAGCTGCACGGCGAGGTCAGCGGGCGGCTGCTGCGGGCGCTGCCGCAGGTGCTGCGGCTGACCGCCGAGGAGTGGGGCTCGCCGCTGGTGGCGCTGCTGGAGGCGGAGATCGGCCGTGACGAGCCGGGCCAGGAGGCGGTGCTGGACCGGCTGTTGGACCTGCTGCTGATCTCGGCGCTGCGCTGCTGGTTCGCCCGCGACAGCGGCCTCGCCCCGGCCTGGTACCGGGCGCACTCCGACCCCGTGGTGGGCCGCGCGCTGGGCCTGCTGCACGCCGACCCGGCCCGGGCCTGGACGGTCACCGAGCTGGCCGCGCAGTGCGGGGCGTCCCGGGCTGCGCTGGCCCGCCGCTTCACCGAGCTGGTCGGCGAGCCCCCGATGGCGTACCTCACCGACTGGCGGCTCGCCCAGGCGGCCGACCTGCTGGCCGAGCCGGACGCGACGCTGGGCGCGGTGGCCCGCCGGGTCGGCTACGGCAGCGGCTTCGCGCTGAGCGCCGCGTTCAAGCGGGTCCGCGGGATCAGCCCGCAGCAGTTCCGCGAGCAGGCGAGCGCGGAAGCGGCCGGGGCGGGAGCGACGCCGACGGGCGCCGCGGCCGGGGCGGCGACGGGCGGCTGA
- a CDS encoding TMEM165/GDT1 family protein, producing MNSLTVAALTFGIVFLAELPDKTALASLVLGTKYRAAYVFTGIAAAFALQVGIALVAGRLLALLPHRWVEGITGLLFLVGAAMLLWHQDDEDDGAEGREPADDSFWKVAGTSFVIVAVAEFGDLTQIMTANLAAKYDDPVAVGLGAWLALCAVGGIAVVGGQKLLQHVPMKVVVRIAALAMIVLAAYSLFRAIAG from the coding sequence ATGAACAGCCTGACCGTCGCCGCGCTGACCTTCGGCATCGTGTTCCTCGCCGAACTGCCCGACAAGACCGCGCTGGCCAGTCTGGTCCTCGGCACCAAGTACCGGGCGGCGTACGTGTTCACCGGCATCGCCGCCGCGTTCGCCCTGCAGGTCGGCATCGCGCTGGTGGCCGGCCGGCTGCTGGCGCTGCTGCCGCACCGCTGGGTGGAGGGCATCACCGGGCTGCTGTTCCTGGTCGGCGCGGCCATGCTGCTCTGGCACCAGGACGACGAGGACGACGGCGCCGAGGGCCGGGAGCCCGCCGACGACTCGTTCTGGAAGGTGGCGGGCACCAGCTTCGTGATCGTCGCGGTGGCCGAGTTCGGGGACCTCACCCAGATCATGACGGCGAACCTGGCCGCCAAGTACGACGACCCGGTGGCGGTCGGCCTGGGTGCGTGGCTGGCGCTGTGCGCGGTCGGCGGGATCGCCGTCGTCGGCGGGCAGAAGCTGCTGCAGCACGTGCCGATGAAGGTGGTGGTGCGGATCGCCGCGCTGGCGATGATCGTGCTGGCCGCCTACAGCCTGTTCCGGGCGATCGCGGGCTGA